The nucleotide window TGCTCCTTCAGGCTCCTTAaccaggtaaaactctttccacactgggaacattggaatggcttttctcttgtgtgtattctctcatgccttttcaggttagttaacttggtaaaactctttccacactgggaacattggaaaggcttttctcctgtgtgtgtcctctcatgagcTTTTAGGGTAGCTAACACGGTAAAACTCTTtctacactgggaacattggtaaggcttttctcctgtgtgtattctctcatgccttttcagggTAGCTAAcacggtaaaactctttccacactgggaacattggaaaggcttttctcctgtgtgtgtcctctcatgagcTTTTAGGTCCCCTACTCGGGAAAATCTCTTtttacactgggagcagtggtaaggcttttctcctgtgtgttttctctcatgCACTTTTAGATACCCTCtctgagtaaaactctttccacactgggaacattggaaaggcttttctcctgtgtgtgtcctctcatgctccTTCAGGATCCTTAACTGAGTAAAActgtttccacactgggaacattggtaaggcttttctcctgtgtgtattctctcatgccttttcaggttaGCTAACACGGTAAAACTCTTtctacactgggaacattggaaaggctcttctcctgtgtgtgtacTCTCATGAGCTTTTAGGTCCCCTACTCGGGAAAATCTATTtttacactgggagcagtggtaaggcttttctcctgtgtgtattctctcatgcttttTTAAGTGCCCTATCTGAGTAAAACTGTTTCCACATTGGGAACATtgataaggcttttctcctgtgtgtattctctcatgccttttcaggttaTATAAcatggtaaaactctttccacactgggaacattggataggcttttctcctgtgtgtgtcctctcatgagcTTTGAGGTCCCCTGATCGGGAAAATCTCTTTTCACATTGGAAGCAGTGGTGTTGTCTCGCTGGTTTGggcgtctctgggtctggttccgcTGAAGGGCTCTTCcccgctgtcagagtgagagtctggtctctctcctgccaaagacaaagagtatttagttaaacagagacttgaatgaaacctccacatgataAAACTGTCTTCCTATGATGTTTAACCTAGACTAGATCCCTAAATAAAAGAGCAGAGCTTGTCATCACAGAGTGGCTGTAGTGCTTTGTAGactgggtaaatccatttgaattcaatacatttttgacagcatcccttttgatttaaaaaaagctttcctTACATGTTTGCCTATGGAAGAAGTGgtaagaaagtgactttttgtaaCTGAAAGCCAAAACATTCATGAGAtaaagggatgtagctcagttgatagagcatggcgtttgcaacgccagggttgtgggttcgattcccacggggggccagtataaaaaaatatatatatacagtggcgattttgcaggttttcctacttacaaagcatgtagaggtctgttatttttatcataggtacacttcaactgtgagagacagaatctaaaacaaaaatccagaaaatcacattgtatgatttttaagtaattaatttgcattttattgcatgacataagtatttgatcacctaccaaccagtaagaattccggctctcacagacttgttagtttttctttaagaagccctcctgttctccactcattacctgtattacctgcacctgtttgaactcgttacctgtataaaagacacctg belongs to Coregonus clupeaformis isolate EN_2021a unplaced genomic scaffold, ASM2061545v1 scaf1029, whole genome shotgun sequence and includes:
- the LOC121561482 gene encoding gastrula zinc finger protein XlCGF52.1-like; translated protein: MTLKGQNIEPSLLSALQSSLQKAMEEMAGKSPSAEPDPETPKPARQHHCFQCEKRFSRSGDLKAHERTHTGEKPIQCSQCGKSFTMLYNLKRHERIHTGEKPYQCSQCGNSFTQIGHLKKHERIHTGEKPYHCSQCKNRFSRVGDLKAHESTHTGEEPFQCSQCRKSFTVLANLKRHERIHTGEKPYQCSQCGNSFTQLRILKEHERTHTGEKPFQCSQCGKSFTQRGYLKVHERKHTGEKPYHCSQCKKRFSRVGDLKAHERTHTGEKPFQCSQCGKSFTVLATLKRHERIHTGEKPYQCSQCRKSFTVLATLKAHERTHTGEKPFQCSQCGKSFTKLTNLKRHERIHTREKPFQCSQCGKSFTWLRSLKEHKRIHTKKAPPLLSLCVEGQFPSQRT